The following coding sequences lie in one Klebsiella huaxiensis genomic window:
- a CDS encoding DUF2207 domain-containing protein, giving the protein MKWTLMCRFFLLLWLFSAPFSHARSDILSPSTEAISLFDVQATMRPDGVLDVQENIHFQARNRQIKHGFFRDLPRMWVRPDGNAALLTYHVIGVTRDGKPEPWQLRWRRGTMRIVVGDEQTLLPEGNYRYQVHYQVSNAFIRDGDDDMLIWNVTGDSWSFEIYQVRFALQLADAQGDPFKHIDFFTGDYGERLKNGHLLPDGRIESHEPFYQQDFTVLYRWPRELLPDAAEPQATHLLPHLFIPTLSSLIVWIPCGLLAGYFLFLWLRRPRFTPVDVPELTSMSTDFSPGYLRMAAKQTYDDKGFCADVTNLIVKGRVVLESMSGDKTQQCLVKVHSGASRKSDIPTQEEQLLMDLLFRKGDKVVLKGRCNRTLRKAFIRMEKHYRQQHKDAGYRPLSFLLCGIMAIFATQFLANEQSLGWTAKTLTADWFAGLFFVIPLLFSGVSLVDESDLGKPIRKSLLATLFFPLIGGGLIFLFLWAKMGFSLFQWYMPAGYFSAWCLTGYITTLGFCLLPQLTQSGQQRFAQAWGVIHYLERLEAATYSGRRRKGESRYLDISLLSWAVAAGLGKEWANRLAPSLAAAIKEPEIARSGVLLSLQAHLSIGASSVSGFGSGGGFSGGGAGGGGGGGW; this is encoded by the coding sequence ATGAAATGGACATTGATGTGTCGGTTTTTTCTTTTGCTATGGCTGTTCAGTGCTCCGTTCAGCCATGCGCGTTCAGATATTTTATCCCCCTCGACAGAGGCTATTTCTCTGTTTGACGTCCAGGCCACTATGCGTCCGGATGGCGTGCTGGATGTGCAAGAAAACATTCACTTCCAGGCGCGCAACAGACAGATTAAACACGGCTTTTTTCGCGATCTTCCGCGCATGTGGGTGCGACCGGACGGCAACGCGGCCCTGCTGACGTATCATGTTATCGGCGTGACCCGTGACGGCAAACCTGAACCCTGGCAGCTTCGCTGGCGCAGGGGGACCATGAGAATCGTCGTGGGGGATGAACAGACTCTTCTGCCAGAAGGTAACTATCGCTACCAGGTGCACTATCAGGTTAGCAACGCGTTTATTCGTGATGGCGATGATGACATGCTAATCTGGAACGTCACCGGCGATAGCTGGTCGTTCGAAATATACCAGGTTCGCTTCGCGCTGCAGCTGGCGGATGCTCAAGGGGATCCGTTTAAGCATATCGACTTTTTTACCGGCGATTATGGCGAAAGGTTAAAGAATGGTCACCTTCTGCCGGACGGGCGCATTGAATCCCACGAACCCTTCTACCAGCAGGATTTTACCGTACTCTATCGCTGGCCTCGGGAGCTGTTGCCTGATGCCGCAGAGCCGCAGGCGACTCATCTTCTCCCGCATCTTTTTATCCCCACACTATCGTCGTTGATCGTCTGGATCCCCTGCGGGTTGTTGGCGGGTTATTTCTTGTTTTTATGGTTACGCAGACCTCGCTTTACCCCGGTTGACGTGCCGGAGCTGACGTCAATGTCCACGGATTTTTCACCCGGTTATCTGCGCATGGCGGCAAAGCAGACCTACGACGATAAAGGCTTTTGTGCTGATGTGACTAACCTGATTGTGAAGGGGCGGGTGGTGCTGGAGAGCATGTCGGGTGACAAAACGCAGCAATGTCTGGTGAAGGTTCACTCGGGGGCGAGCAGAAAAAGCGATATACCGACCCAGGAAGAGCAGCTATTGATGGATCTGTTGTTCCGCAAGGGTGATAAGGTGGTGCTTAAGGGGCGCTGCAATAGAACGCTGCGTAAAGCTTTTATACGGATGGAGAAACACTATCGTCAGCAGCATAAGGACGCGGGATATCGGCCTTTGAGCTTCCTGTTGTGTGGGATTATGGCGATATTTGCGACTCAGTTTCTCGCTAATGAGCAGAGTCTGGGTTGGACGGCCAAAACTTTAACTGCGGATTGGTTTGCGGGCCTTTTCTTCGTTATTCCGCTTCTCTTTAGCGGCGTGAGCCTGGTGGATGAGAGCGATCTCGGCAAACCGATTCGTAAGAGTTTACTGGCAACGTTGTTCTTTCCGCTTATCGGTGGTGGCCTGATTTTTCTGTTTCTATGGGCAAAAATGGGCTTTTCGCTCTTTCAATGGTACATGCCCGCCGGATACTTTAGCGCCTGGTGCCTGACCGGTTATATCACCACGCTGGGCTTTTGCTTGCTTCCACAGCTTACGCAATCAGGCCAGCAGCGCTTTGCCCAGGCTTGGGGAGTTATCCACTATCTGGAACGTCTGGAGGCCGCGACGTACAGCGGACGACGGCGCAAAGGCGAGTCCCGTTACCTGGATATTTCATTGCTTAGCTGGGCGGTGGCCGCAGGGTTGGGTAAGGAGTGGGCCAATCGCCTGGCTCCATCCCTGGCGGCGGCGATTAAGGAGCCAGAGATAGCCAGATCCGGGGTGTTATTATCCTTGCAGGCACATTTGAGCATTGGGGCCTCTAGTGTTTCCGGTTTCGGCAGCGGCGGAGGATTCTCCGGCGGCGGTGCAGGCGGTGGCGGCGGAGGCGGATGGTAA
- a CDS encoding MFS transporter, which yields MDTAGKLSASYVVIGVKEKIGYGFGDFASNLSFGFVSLFLLYFYTNIYGISAVQASLIFVIARVIDAIFNILIGFAIDKTHSRYGKLRPWLLYGSIPLGFLTVLCFVPFGGEGKFYFALISYTIYCLAYTAVNTPYSALTNRLTQHEASRSSLSVYRFVLAIVGYLIVSTTADMLISPFDDKQLGYVFAVSCFALLATFLFLTCFGMTKERVGEEEETPAPTLREMLRAVAGNTPLINLSLFTIFFYIAYTVWMAIAIYFIKYIIGNEGFTSTFFMIQSAAYIVGTVISEKVIALIGKKKMTLVALLIGIFGVLMQYFIAGDNIWLIMTGVCLYSITLGMGFVSMWSMIADTVEYAEWHHGVRTEGAIYGFFNFITKIAMAIGGGCAGWMLDYYHYDAGNISSSAINGINILMTIFPGAMFALSAIFVACYSLDEKTYRDIVQKISLRKQQNAL from the coding sequence ATGGATACAGCAGGAAAACTATCGGCAAGCTATGTGGTTATCGGCGTGAAAGAAAAAATAGGCTACGGCTTTGGTGATTTTGCCTCTAATTTATCATTCGGCTTTGTTTCACTTTTCTTATTATATTTCTATACTAACATTTACGGCATTAGTGCAGTGCAGGCAAGTTTGATTTTTGTTATTGCTCGCGTTATTGATGCCATTTTTAATATCTTGATTGGTTTTGCTATCGATAAAACGCATAGCCGCTACGGCAAATTACGTCCATGGTTATTATATGGATCAATACCGCTCGGTTTTTTAACCGTATTGTGTTTTGTGCCTTTTGGTGGCGAGGGGAAATTCTATTTTGCGTTGATCTCTTATACTATTTACTGCCTGGCATATACGGCGGTGAACACGCCATACTCAGCGTTAACAAACCGTTTGACTCAGCATGAAGCGTCCCGTTCATCGCTGTCGGTATACCGCTTTGTATTGGCGATTGTCGGCTATCTGATTGTTTCAACGACTGCAGATATGCTGATTTCACCGTTTGACGATAAGCAGTTGGGCTACGTTTTTGCGGTCTCTTGCTTCGCTCTGCTGGCGACTTTTTTGTTTCTTACCTGCTTTGGGATGACTAAAGAACGGGTAGGTGAAGAAGAGGAGACGCCTGCGCCGACGTTAAGGGAAATGCTCCGCGCGGTGGCAGGTAACACACCGCTGATTAACTTGTCGCTGTTTACCATCTTTTTCTATATTGCCTATACCGTATGGATGGCAATAGCGATCTACTTTATTAAATATATTATCGGTAATGAAGGGTTTACCTCAACCTTCTTTATGATTCAGTCAGCGGCCTATATCGTAGGTACCGTTATTTCGGAAAAAGTCATTGCGCTGATCGGTAAGAAGAAAATGACGCTGGTTGCGCTGCTGATTGGCATCTTCGGTGTGCTAATGCAATATTTTATTGCCGGCGACAATATCTGGCTGATCATGACCGGGGTATGCTTGTACAGTATTACGTTAGGGATGGGGTTTGTTTCCATGTGGTCAATGATTGCCGATACTGTTGAATATGCTGAGTGGCACCATGGTGTGCGGACTGAAGGCGCAATTTATGGCTTCTTTAATTTTATCACCAAAATAGCGATGGCGATTGGCGGCGGCTGCGCAGGGTGGATGCTGGATTATTATCATTATGATGCCGGCAATATTTCGAGCAGCGCAATCAATGGCATTAATATTTTGATGACGATATTTCCCGGTGCGATGTTTGCGCTAAGCGCCATATTTGTCGCCTGCTATTCGCTGGATGAAAAAACCTATCGCGATATTGTGCAAAAAATCAGCCTGCGTAAACAACAGAACGCGCTTTAA
- a CDS encoding beta-glucosidase family protein: MNNDFNTTLAAMSVEDKVALLTGSGLWRTASLPQHGIADIVMTDGTYGVRYSSAQIDGREKWSMDDFISVITQTADQASAEESAAKGGSEALFSASLPATCFPNGSSLACSWDVGLVHQMGQALGTECQQMGVGILLGPGINIRRTPLAGRGYEYYAEDPVVSGDIAAALINGLQQEGVGASLKHFAANNSEYRRTEMDSIIEERALREIYLAGFQRAIKKSQPWTVMSSYNRLNGVQTSQDPFLLTQVLRDEWGYDGLVMSDWYGIKDRPASLMAGNDLAMPETRRDKQTLLAAIESGEVPMEVVDRACQRMLALLDKVWRHRRPQTRADFPAHHALAQQLAAESIVLLKNEDDLLPLRPGKTPRIAVLGKPAQEPVIQGSGCATTVPYLLDRPLDEIFDLAGDDFSVSWAEGAPDDLRCDEQALAQARAVAQEADVAVIFVSTAVGEDGENGDRQDLNILPVHERLIREVAAVQPNVVVILANSDAVVMPWLGECKALLETFFAGQGMGRAVAEILFGQRNPCGKLTVTVPNSLEETPAWLHYPGENLRHHYGEGLFVGYRYYDKRRLTPLFPFGFGLSYTRFVYDNVALSASRLEENETLAVSFDLTNCGAFTGKEVVQLYVSAPDGELIREVQALKAFSKVELAAGETRRVSLQLSVAELACYHPGLGDWVVTPGLWKLRVGSSSRDLPLCAEITVDCPPRYVPLRDDNSLQQLIQQPEAFARVVSLIADKSQLPVDQVREKLIRLAPDLFCGLLIALTEFLALDIDRNELNAVLAGRN; encoded by the coding sequence ATGAATAACGATTTTAACACGACCCTCGCCGCGATGAGCGTGGAAGACAAAGTGGCGCTGCTGACTGGTAGTGGCCTGTGGCGCACGGCTTCTCTACCACAGCATGGTATTGCAGATATCGTTATGACGGACGGTACTTACGGCGTTCGTTACAGTAGTGCGCAAATTGATGGCCGTGAAAAGTGGAGCATGGATGACTTTATCTCGGTCATCACCCAGACCGCAGACCAGGCCAGCGCTGAAGAATCCGCAGCGAAGGGGGGGAGTGAGGCGCTTTTCAGCGCCTCGCTTCCGGCAACCTGCTTTCCAAATGGCTCCAGCCTGGCCTGTAGTTGGGATGTGGGGCTGGTACATCAGATGGGGCAAGCGCTGGGGACAGAGTGTCAGCAGATGGGCGTTGGGATCCTGCTTGGCCCGGGCATCAACATTCGTCGCACTCCGCTGGCGGGCCGCGGCTATGAATATTACGCTGAAGACCCGGTAGTCAGCGGCGACATTGCGGCAGCGCTGATTAACGGACTGCAACAGGAAGGTGTTGGTGCGAGTTTGAAACATTTCGCAGCGAATAACTCGGAGTACCGCCGCACGGAAATGGACTCGATTATTGAAGAGCGGGCGCTACGCGAAATCTATCTGGCGGGTTTCCAGCGCGCGATTAAGAAATCCCAGCCGTGGACGGTGATGTCCTCTTACAATCGCCTTAACGGGGTGCAGACATCCCAGGATCCGTTTTTGCTCACCCAGGTGCTGCGCGATGAGTGGGGGTATGACGGCCTGGTGATGTCCGACTGGTACGGGATTAAGGACCGTCCGGCCTCGCTGATGGCGGGCAACGACCTGGCAATGCCGGAAACCCGACGCGATAAACAAACTCTGCTGGCGGCGATTGAATCAGGAGAGGTACCGATGGAAGTCGTGGATCGGGCCTGTCAGCGAATGTTGGCGCTTCTGGATAAAGTCTGGCGTCATCGTCGCCCGCAAACGCGCGCTGATTTTCCGGCGCACCATGCGCTGGCGCAACAACTGGCAGCCGAATCTATCGTCTTGCTGAAAAATGAAGATGATCTGCTGCCGCTGCGCCCAGGGAAGACGCCACGCATCGCGGTGCTGGGTAAGCCGGCGCAGGAGCCAGTGATTCAGGGCTCCGGATGCGCAACCACCGTGCCGTATCTGCTGGATCGTCCGCTGGATGAAATTTTTGACCTTGCCGGGGATGATTTTAGCGTCTCCTGGGCGGAGGGGGCCCCGGACGATCTGCGCTGTGATGAACAGGCTTTGGCACAGGCCCGCGCCGTTGCGCAGGAGGCGGATGTGGCGGTGATCTTTGTCAGTACCGCTGTCGGTGAAGATGGCGAGAATGGCGATCGTCAGGACCTGAATATTCTGCCGGTTCATGAGCGGCTGATCCGGGAAGTGGCGGCGGTCCAGCCAAATGTGGTGGTGATACTGGCCAACAGCGATGCGGTCGTCATGCCATGGCTTGGTGAGTGTAAAGCGCTGCTGGAAACTTTCTTCGCCGGGCAGGGTATGGGCCGCGCGGTGGCGGAAATTCTCTTTGGCCAGCGCAACCCGTGCGGTAAATTAACCGTGACGGTTCCCAATTCGCTGGAAGAGACCCCCGCATGGCTGCACTATCCGGGAGAGAATCTACGCCATCACTACGGAGAAGGGCTTTTTGTCGGTTATCGTTACTACGATAAACGCCGCCTGACGCCGCTGTTTCCGTTCGGCTTTGGCTTAAGCTATACCCGATTTGTTTACGATAATGTCGCGCTCTCAGCCTCACGATTAGAGGAAAACGAGACCCTCGCCGTTTCGTTTGATCTGACCAACTGCGGTGCATTCACCGGTAAAGAGGTTGTTCAGCTATATGTGAGTGCGCCTGACGGTGAACTGATTCGTGAAGTGCAGGCATTGAAGGCGTTCAGTAAAGTGGAACTAGCCGCAGGGGAAACTCGTCGCGTGAGCCTGCAACTGTCTGTTGCCGAGCTGGCCTGTTACCATCCAGGCCTTGGGGACTGGGTGGTGACGCCGGGTCTCTGGAAGCTCCGCGTTGGTAGCTCATCCCGCGACCTGCCGCTTTGTGCGGAAATTACAGTGGACTGCCCGCCGCGCTATGTGCCGCTGCGCGATGATAACTCGCTCCAACAGTTGATCCAACAGCCGGAGGCCTTTGCCCGCGTAGTGAGTCTGATCGCTGATAAAAGCCAGTTGCCGGTGGATCAGGTGCGTGAAAAATTGATTCGCCTGGCACCGGACCTATTTTGTGGTCTGCTGATTGCGTTGACTGAGTTTTTAGCGTTGGACATCGATCGCAACGAGCTGAACGCCGTGTTGGCGGGGCGTAATTAA
- the rluB gene encoding 23S rRNA pseudouridine(2605) synthase RluB has protein sequence MSEKLQKVLARAGHGSRREIESKIEAGRVSVDGKIATLGDRVEIVPGLKIRIDGHLISVKESAEQICRVLAYYKPEGELCTRNDPEGRPTVFDRLPKLRGARWIAVGRLDVNTCGLLLFTTDGELANRLMHPSREVEREYAVRVFGQVDEDKLRQLSRGVQLEDGPAAFKTIKFTGGEGINQWYNVTLTEGRNREVRRLWEAVGVQVSRLIRVRYGDIPLPKGLPRGGYTELDLAQTNYLRELVELTPETTSKVAVEKDRRRMKANQIRRAVKRHSQVGNNNNSRRSSSRNNGNG, from the coding sequence ATGAGCGAGAAATTACAAAAAGTGCTGGCCCGCGCTGGCCACGGCTCCCGCCGTGAAATTGAATCTAAAATTGAAGCTGGCCGCGTCAGCGTCGATGGCAAAATCGCCACCCTTGGCGATCGCGTTGAAATTGTCCCTGGTTTAAAAATTCGTATCGATGGTCACCTGATTTCGGTGAAAGAGTCTGCGGAACAAATCTGTCGCGTTCTGGCGTACTACAAGCCAGAAGGCGAGCTGTGTACCCGTAACGACCCGGAAGGGCGTCCGACGGTATTCGATCGTCTGCCAAAACTGCGCGGCGCGCGCTGGATTGCCGTGGGTCGTCTGGATGTAAATACCTGCGGTCTGCTGCTGTTCACCACCGACGGTGAACTGGCAAACCGCCTGATGCATCCGAGCCGTGAAGTTGAACGTGAATACGCCGTGCGCGTGTTTGGTCAGGTTGATGAAGATAAGCTTCGTCAACTGTCTCGTGGCGTACAGCTGGAAGACGGTCCGGCGGCGTTTAAAACCATCAAATTCACCGGTGGTGAAGGGATTAACCAGTGGTACAACGTGACGCTGACCGAAGGGCGTAACCGTGAAGTTCGCCGCTTGTGGGAAGCCGTTGGCGTACAGGTTAGCCGTCTGATCCGCGTTCGTTATGGCGATATTCCGCTGCCGAAAGGCCTGCCTCGCGGCGGATATACCGAGCTGGATCTGGCGCAAACCAACTACCTGCGTGAGCTGGTGGAGTTGACGCCGGAAACCACCTCAAAAGTGGCAGTCGAGAAAGATCGTCGTCGCATGAAAGCGAACCAAATTCGCCGTGCGGTTAAGCGCCACAGCCAGGTCGGCAATAACAATAATAGCCGTCGCTCCAGCAGCCGTAATAACGGTAACGGTTAA
- a CDS encoding L-threonylcarbamoyladenylate synthase, whose amino-acid sequence MSQFFYVHPENPQARLINQAVEIVRKGGVIVYPTDSGYALGCKIEDKGAMERICRIRDLPNGHNFTLMCRDLSELSTYSFVDNVAFRLIKNNTPGNYTFILKGTKEVPRRLLQEKRKTIGMRVPSNPIAQMLLETLGEPMLSTSLMLPGSEFTESDPEEIKDRLEKQVDLIIHGGYLGQQPTTVIDLTEDAPVVVREGVGDVKPFL is encoded by the coding sequence ATGAGCCAGTTTTTTTATGTCCATCCGGAAAACCCGCAGGCGCGGTTGATAAACCAGGCGGTGGAAATTGTGCGTAAAGGCGGGGTTATCGTATATCCGACCGACTCTGGTTACGCATTAGGCTGCAAAATTGAAGATAAAGGTGCGATGGAGCGGATTTGTCGTATCCGTGATTTGCCAAACGGCCATAACTTTACCCTGATGTGCCGCGATCTATCCGAGCTGTCGACCTATTCATTCGTTGATAACGTGGCGTTCCGGCTGATTAAAAATAACACGCCGGGTAACTACACCTTCATCCTCAAAGGGACCAAAGAGGTGCCGCGTCGTTTGCTGCAGGAAAAGCGTAAAACTATCGGTATGCGCGTGCCGTCGAACCCGATTGCGCAGATGCTGCTGGAAACCCTCGGCGAGCCGATGCTCTCAACCTCACTGATGCTGCCGGGAAGCGAGTTTACCGAATCTGACCCGGAAGAGATCAAAGATCGCCTTGAGAAACAGGTGGATCTGATTATTCACGGCGGCTATCTGGGCCAGCAGCCGACCACGGTTATCGATCTTACCGAAGATGCGCCGGTGGTGGTACGTGAAGGCGTAGGCGATGTGAAGCCGTTCTTGTAA